The sequence GGCAGAGCCGCTTGTCCTGGCTGCGCGAACCAGAGCCCCGCGTCGCGTCAGCCTCGCTTGCCGAAATCCTCGAGAAGGTCGCGATAATCCATAGGACCGGTATTTCCAGCATTCCGGTCGATCCCCTGCACGAGCCCCGCCTGACGCAGTTCGCCCGCGAAGGCGTGCGATATACAGCCCAGGCTTTCCAACAGATGCGCGTCTCCCGCAGGCGGGTCATCCTGCTTGCAACGCTGCGCGAGATGGAGGCCACGCTTACCGACGCGGCGATCGCCATGTTCAGCGCCTTGATGGGACGCGCTCACCTTCGTGCTCGCAAACGCCTGGAGCAGAGGGTCGCGATTTCGGGACGCGAAGGCCGCGATCGGCTGATGCGGATCGCCACTGTGCTGGAAACAGTTAGCCAGGCAGCACGCGCCGGCGGAGATATCGGTGCGGCCCTCAGGGATATCGTGCCTCTCGACATGCTCGATGCTGATGCCGCAATCATCCGTCGTACCGCGGCACCTCACAGGGACGATGTGCTGAGCGAGATCGCAGCCGAATACCGGACCTTCAAGCGAACAGGGCCTCTATTCCTGCAAGCGCTCGATTTCCACGGTCGGGCCGGCACCGCGGCATTGCGCGACGCGATGGCGATCCTGTCGAATCTTGATGGCGACTGGCGCAAGCCCCTCCCTGCCGACGTTCCGCTCGGTCATGTCGAGCGGCGCTGGCACCGCCATGTCGTGGTCGCCGGCAAGATCGACCGGACGCACTGGGAGATGGCGACTTACGGCGCGCTCACCAATGCACTGGCCTCGGGTGATATCTGGGTGCCGAGGTCAAGGCTGCACAGGTCGCTGGACGTGCTGCTCGCGCCGTTATCCGGCGCAGCGCTGCAACCGCCGTTCTCGCTCGGTAATCCACACGCATGGCTCGATCAGCGCGCCGCGCAGCTCGACAGCGCCTTGCGCGACGTCGCCCACAATCTGGCCGGACGCGATGCTGCCCTGTTCGCTGGCGAGCGATTGCGATTTCCCAAGGAACTGAAGGACGATGATGCCAGGCACGACGAAGGACGGCGCCTGACGCTTGCCTGCTACGACATGCTGCCTGCCACGCGTATCACCGACGTGTTGTCGCAAGTCGAACGCTGGACCGGCTTCACCCGGCACTTCGGGCACGTCTCGACCGGGTTGCCGCCTGGCGATGAGCAGGCCTTCCTCGCCACTCTGATTGCCGAAGCGACCAATCTTGGGCTGTCGCGCATGGCCGAGGTATGCGGCGCAGGGTCACGCCGCGCGCTGCTGCGCATGCAGACATGGCACATGCGCGAGGAAACCTTTCGGGCGGCGCTCGCCTGTCTGACCGACGCCATCCACGCCGAGCCGATCGCCGCCTGGTTTGGGCAAGGACACCGGGCTTCCGCGGATGGCCAGGCCTTCTACCTGGGCGGGCCGGGCGAAGCCGGCGGAGCGGTCAACGCCCATTATGGTCGCGACCCAGTGGTCAAGATCTACACCACCATCACCGACCGCTACGCGCCGCTGCACCAGACGGTGATCGCCGGCACGGCAGGAGAAGCCATCCATGCGCTCGATGGGCTCCTCGGCCATGACAGCAACGCCGATCTGACCGCGCTGCACGTCGATGGAGGCGGCGTTTCCGACATCGTATTCGCGACGATGCATCTCCTCGGGCTCGATTTCGAGCCGCGCATTCCTCGCCTGTCCGACCGGCGCCTCTACGCTTTCGAACCCTCGAAGCGCTATGGCAGGCTTGCGCCACTGTTCGGTCACAGGCTCAACCGGGACCTGATCGTCAGCCACTGGCCCGATATTGAACGTGTCATTGGCGCGATCCGTCACCGCACCGTCACGCCATCGTTGATCCTGAAGAAGCTGTCCGCCTACCGCCAGCAGAACAGCCTCGCTGCGGCGCTGCGGGAGATCGGGCGGATCGAGCGCACGCTGTTCACGCTCCGCTGGTTCGAGGATCCGGCTCTGCGCCGTACCGTCACTGCCGAGTTGAACAAGGGCGAGGCCCGCAACAGCCTTGCCCGGGCGGTCGCCTTCCATCGGCTCGGCCGTTTTCGCGACCGTGGCCTGGAGAACCAGCAGACCCGAGCGGCCGCGCTCAACCTCGTCACCGCAGCGATTATCCTGTTCAACTGTCGCTATCTGGGGCGCGCCGTCGACGAAATGCGTCGTCGAGGAAGCCCCATCGATCCAGCTATGCTGTCCCGGCTCTCGCCGTTGGGTTGGGATCGCATCAATCTCACCGGCGATTATGTCTGGTCCGATCACCTCGATCTCGACGCCAACGGCCTCATGCCGCTGCTCATCAAACCGCTACCGTGAATCCGTGTCCTGATAATGCACAGGGGCCCGCAAGCGGTCTTGGCGCATAAGCGTGACGATCCCCGCGCGAGCCAGGGGCAAGGCCCCCTGCCTGTCGTGCCGGCGTGCGCCGGCGTGGATCTTCGCTCAGTGGGGAGAGAGCGTTCCGCCCCCTCTCCCCAGCAACGGCAATAGACGGGCCGTGCCTCGCTGCGCTGCGGCCGCACCACCCCGTCGATTCCCGCTGCCCCCCTCTCCTGCCGGCGTTCTTGGGCGTCCGTGTCCGGCCGATGGCCTGGCCATCGCCGGTCAGGCGATTTGAAGGGAGTAAGAACGATGACGCAGGACAACCGAGAAAGCTGGCTCAATCGCGTGGCGGCGGGCATGGCCCCCTTGTTCGAGGTGCTGGACGCCCCCCTGCCCGCCCGCGTGCGCGTGGCGATCGGCTTCACCAGCGCGGGCCGCAAGGGCAAGGCGATCGGCGAGTGCTGGGATAACCGGCTAAGCGCGGACGGCCATTTTGAAATCTTCATCCGGCCTGATCTCGCCCACGCGCCCGACGCCATGCCAGCGCAGATCGCGGCCATCCTCGCGCATGAGCTGATCCATGCCGCTGTCGGCATCCCGGCAGGGCATGGGAAGGCGTTTAAACGGATCGCGCTTGGGCTTGGCCTTGTCGGGCCGATGCGCGCCACCACCCCCGGCGAGGCGTTCCTATCGGCCATCGCGCCGATCTTGGACGCGGTTGGCCCCCTCCCCCATGCCCGTCTCGACACGGACGGGGAGTCGACCGCGCCGAAGAAGCAGAAAACCCGGATGCTCAAATGCGAGTGCGCGACGTGCGGCTATACGGTGCGGACCGCGCGCAAATGGCTGGAGCTGGCCGGCGCGCCGCTCTGCCCGATCGAGGATCATGGCCGGATGGAGCATGAGCCGCTGGACGATGACGATTCCGAGCCGGAGGAGTAGGCGTCATTTGTATATCAGAGTGATGGACACAGGATGCCGAAGCGATTAACGATAGCTCGCAGAGTGAGGGCGCT is a genomic window of Sphingobium amiense containing:
- a CDS encoding Tn3 family transposase, producing the protein MPARIPMTQRQRAALLALPDSEAAVVRHHGLDAEDLAAIGFARTPATRLSYALQLCCLRYPGRHLRTGELLPAIMLDHIAEQVGVDAGVVADFARRAPTRYDQLAAIKARFGFTDLSRPARGIMMTWLETEAMAIVDGRILLDRLLDELRTRRIVIPGISVVERMAAEAMLRTETDLVAAVDAKLDADMRQRLDMLIDEKVHDRQSRLSWLREPEPRVASASLAEILEKVAIIHRTGISSIPVDPLHEPRLTQFAREGVRYTAQAFQQMRVSRRRVILLATLREMEATLTDAAIAMFSALMGRAHLRARKRLEQRVAISGREGRDRLMRIATVLETVSQAARAGGDIGAALRDIVPLDMLDADAAIIRRTAAPHRDDVLSEIAAEYRTFKRTGPLFLQALDFHGRAGTAALRDAMAILSNLDGDWRKPLPADVPLGHVERRWHRHVVVAGKIDRTHWEMATYGALTNALASGDIWVPRSRLHRSLDVLLAPLSGAALQPPFSLGNPHAWLDQRAAQLDSALRDVAHNLAGRDAALFAGERLRFPKELKDDDARHDEGRRLTLACYDMLPATRITDVLSQVERWTGFTRHFGHVSTGLPPGDEQAFLATLIAEATNLGLSRMAEVCGAGSRRALLRMQTWHMREETFRAALACLTDAIHAEPIAAWFGQGHRASADGQAFYLGGPGEAGGAVNAHYGRDPVVKIYTTITDRYAPLHQTVIAGTAGEAIHALDGLLGHDSNADLTALHVDGGGVSDIVFATMHLLGLDFEPRIPRLSDRRLYAFEPSKRYGRLAPLFGHRLNRDLIVSHWPDIERVIGAIRHRTVTPSLILKKLSAYRQQNSLAAALREIGRIERTLFTLRWFEDPALRRTVTAELNKGEARNSLARAVAFHRLGRFRDRGLENQQTRAAALNLVTAAIILFNCRYLGRAVDEMRRRGSPIDPAMLSRLSPLGWDRINLTGDYVWSDHLDLDANGLMPLLIKPLP
- a CDS encoding SprT family zinc-dependent metalloprotease, whose protein sequence is MTQDNRESWLNRVAAGMAPLFEVLDAPLPARVRVAIGFTSAGRKGKAIGECWDNRLSADGHFEIFIRPDLAHAPDAMPAQIAAILAHELIHAAVGIPAGHGKAFKRIALGLGLVGPMRATTPGEAFLSAIAPILDAVGPLPHARLDTDGESTAPKKQKTRMLKCECATCGYTVRTARKWLELAGAPLCPIEDHGRMEHEPLDDDDSEPEE